ATGATGGAGAACGTGGCAATCAGCATGATGACACCTTGAATGCTGGCCACCTTGGCCATGGACTTGATCCCTCCGGAGACGGTGTAGATCACAGTGATGACGATGGTCAGCAGGATGCCCAAGTAGTAGGAGTTGGAGCCGGTGACAGCGGCGAAGACCTTGGCGCCGGAGGTGATCTGACCCACGGCGAAAAAAGTCAGGCCGAAAGCTCCGGTGATAGCCAGCGCCCCCACGACCTTTTTAGACTGGAACCGCAGCCCCAAAAGCTGCTGGAACGTGACGGCACCGGTGCGGTCACGCAGGATCGCCACTTTGCGCCCCACGCTGCCCAGGCCATAGGCAGCAGTCAGGAAACCGGCGTAATAGACCAATGCAGCTGTGAATCCAACGGAATACCCAAGGCCGGGCGCGGCCACCATGGTGCCGCCGGCCATGGAATTTGTAGCGGCGATCATGGCGATGGCAAAGGCTCCCAGCCCGCCGCCGCCCGTCAGAAAGGAGGCCAGGCCGTCTTTACCGCCCTTTTTGGATTGATATTTGATGTAGAAGCCGAAGCCCACGATAACAACGCTGTAAACGGCAAAGATGATCAACATGACCCGAGATGTGGACGCGGTTACAGAGAATCCGCCCAGATCATAACTCATGCTTGTTCCCCTCCCTCTTTCTTGTTCATACTGTCTTTCTTAAACCTTGCGGTCAGCGGAAACTCCTCCCATTTGACCAGCCAGATCATGCCCACCACAAACATGGCCAGATAAATCACGATTGCGCCAGACACCCACATGGGCATGCCCAGAAAGTACCTCATCTCTGCGGGATCGCCGGTTCCGAAGGCGTACATCCAGATGGTGGCGATCACTGTGGCCACCACCCCCAGCACGTGAAAGAACACGGCGTCTTTTTTGCCCACCTCCAGGCGGCGGTCCAGATTGCCCACCTGGGCGGGGTCATAGTCGGTACTCTCCAGATCGACATTTGACAGTTTTTTGTTTTCCATGATTCTCACTCCTTTAAAATTCTCTTCCGGCCGGCAGATTCCGGTCCGGCTTGCTGCTCTTCTTTTTAGCAAAAGATATGCCATTCATTTATTGTCCGTTTTGCCTAAATTGTCCTTGCAATTTTGTCGTTTTCCAAGATATATTAGAAAAAATGCCCTCTGATTTTCTCTGATTCGCGAATTTGTTTTTCGCATTTCGGCGAAATGCAAATTTTTCAGAAAGGAATTGACCACAGCATGGTACAGAGACCGGAAACACATCTGGCCGGGGATCTGGCTTCAACCCCCGCAGCTCAGAAGGAATATGAGTTGTTGAAGATCTTGGCGGAGCACTACTTCGGCAGCATGCTGGTCACGGATGACCGGGGCCGTTTTCTCTATGTCAGCGACGGCACCTGTCGCCTTTTGGGTGTCGACCGTGAGACGCTGCTGCAGCTCTCGATCTATGATACCCTCAAGGGCTACTGCTTTGCCACCAGCGCTTCTTCCATCAAGACGTTGGAAACAAAGCAGGAGTGTCTCAGCAACCACACGCTGACCGCCTCCGGCCGACAGGTGCTTGCCCTGTCCCGGCCTCACTTCGGCCCGGACGGGGAGCTGCAATACGTCCCTACATACAGCTGGGATGAGGAGGAGCTGTACACCTTGCTGGAGAAGTTCGACCAGGAGCGGGACAACGTCCGCAACGTCATTCGCTTCATGCAGGGCACTGACAAAACTCCATCCATGATCATCGCGGAGAGTGATGCCATGGTGAAACTGCTGGAGTATGCCGATCATGTAGCCGCGGTGGACAGCACCGTCATTCTGTACGGCGAGTCCGGCAGCGGCAAGGAGATGTTCGCCAAATACATCCATGCCCGCAGTGACCGAGCCGATCAGGTTTTCATCCCGATCAACTGCGCCTCTCTCCCCCCCTCTTTACTGGAAGAGGAGATGTTCGGTTACGAACGGGGCACCTTTACCGGCGGTTCCAAGGACGGCAGGATCGGCCTGTTCGAGTTCGCCGACAAGGGCACTATCTTTTTGGATGAGATCGGCGAAATGTCTCTGGAACTCCAGGCCAAACTGCTGCGGATCATCGAGACCGGCGAAGTCAAGCGTCTGGGCAGCAACCGAATCCAGAAATGCGACGTACGGATCATTGCCGCCACCAATCGGAATCTGCGGGAGATGGTAGAGGAAAAGGCATTCCGGGCAGACCTGTATTACCGATTGAACGTATTGACCATCCACGTGCCGCCTCTGCGGGAACGAGTGGCGGATATCGCCCCACTGACCCGGTACTTTGTCCAGCTTTTCAACAAAAAGTATGGCTTTACAAAACATCTGATGCCCGCTCTGATTCGGGCTCTGGAACAGTGGTCCTGGCCGGGCAATGTCCGAGAGCTTCGCAACACCGTGGAGCGGATGATGGTGGAGAGCCGGGATTCCATCATCGATGCGGCGGCCTTCCGGGAAATCCCACCGGGCATATCCTCTCCAAAAACCAGCGAATGCCCAGTCCCGGACCTTCTGCCCTATCAGCAGGCCATGAATATCTATGAGCGGGAATACCTCTCCGCCATGGTGGCATCCTGCGGCGGGGACCTTCGAAAAGCCGCCGGAAAGATGGAGCTCCACCTTTCCACCCTGTACCGGAAGCTGGAGAAGCTGGGTTTGAAGCCACCCCGGACATCCGGGAACTGCCAGGGCCCCGGAGAAGAACCGCTCCACTGAAAAAGCCGGCATGAAAATTGCTTAATAATTTTGACGCGGTGTTGAACACCGCGGGAGAGAAGGAACCGATTTTGCTGGAGAATCTGCTGTTCAGCCTCAATATGAGCCTGCCCCTCTTCATCGTCATGGGGCTGGGCTGTATTCTCACCCACAAGGGGTTTTTCACAGAGAATTACATTGCCCATACCACCAATCTGGTGTACTACGTACTGCTGCCTGGAAAAATGTTTCTGGACATCGCCACCAGCGATCTCAGCACCGCCTTTGACATCAGATATGTCGCGGTGGCAACGGGCGGCGTGGTGCTGCAGTTCGCGCTGGCCTGGGCAGCCGGCTGGCTGCTGTGTCCGGACCGCAGCAAGCAGAGCGCCTTTTCCCATGCCGCCTACCGGGGCAATTTCGTCTATCTGGGCACGGCTCTTCTGCGAAATATCTATGGAGTCTCCCATGTGCCCAGCGCAACGCTGATCCTGGCGCTGGTGATCCCCCTTTACAATATTCAGGGCGTTGTTCTGATGACTGTCAAGGAGCGCCAGGGCCGGTTCCGCCTGTCCACCGTGCTTCTGAACGTTCTGAAAAACCCCATGATCCTGGCTGTGCTTGCAGCCATCCCCTTCGCCTATTTCAAGATCCAGCTGCCCTTCGTGGTCTCTGAGAGCCTGGGCTATTTCCAGGCCGCCACCAATACCATGGCGCTGCTGGTGGTGGGCGGAAGCATCCGTCTCAGTGCCCTGAAGAACGATCTGCCGCTGCTCATGCGTCTCTGCGGTGTCAAGCTGTTGCTGATGCCGGCCATCTGGGCTGCCATGGGGATCGCCGCCGGCCTTCCGGCGGAGCAGCTGGTCACCCTGATCATCGTCGGCGCCATGCCGGCCGCCGTCAATGTCTACATCATCACAGACAAGATGGGCGGCGACGGAGCCCTGGCCTGCAGCGCCGTAGTAGTGACCCACTTGATGTCTCTGTTCACCATGACAGCCATCATCTTTGCCATGCGCACAGCGCGGCTCATATAGGGCGTACGCCGTAACGTTTTGAAACATTGTCTCTGTTACATAAGACACGCCATGCAACTCTCCGGTGGTCAAGCGTATCCTCTGCGGACTATATCCGCAGGTCGAACAAATATCATGCCAATCAGCAAATATGGAAAGGAGTTTTTCACAATGGATCTACCGAAACGCATTGAGCTGATCGAAGTCTGCCCCAGAGACGGCTTCCAGAACGTCCATGATATCATTCCCTTTGAGGGCAAGGTCGCTATTATCAAGAAGCTGGCAGAGGCCGGCTTCAAGCGGCTGGAGGTTGTCTCCTTCGTCAGCCCCAAAGCCATCCCCCAGATGGCCGACGCCAAGGAGGTTGTGGCCGCTGTGCGGGATACGCTGAAGGCGCACGGCGTCCGCACGGTAGCGCTGGTCCCCAACGCCCAGGGCGTGGAGACCGCCGTGGAGTGCGGCATCAACGAACTGACCTATGTCATCAGTGTCAGCCGCTCTCACAACATAGCCAATGTCCGCCGGACGCCGGAGGAATCCATGGAACAGTTCAAGACCCTGATTCAGGAGTACGGCCACAAGATCGACTTCCGCCTGGCTCTGGCTACCGCTCTGGGCTGTCCTTTTGGAGAGGAGATCCGCACCGAGCGGGTGGCGGAAATGGTGCAGTTCGGCCTGGATCTGGGCTGCAAGGAAATCTCCATTGCCGACACGGTAGGCATGTCCAATCCCAAGCGCACCTATGACCTGATGAATGCGCTCACCGCCCAGTTCGGAGCGGACAAGTTCGTCATGCATCTCCACGACACCCGGGGCCTGGCTCTGGCCAACACCCTGGCCGCCATGCAACTGGGCGTCCACAAGTTTGAAACCGCGGCCGGCGGCCTGGGCGGCTGTCCCTTCGCCCCCGGCGCAGCCGGTAATGTTGCCACAGAGGATACCCTGAACATGATGCATGAGATGGGCATTGAGACCGGCATCGACAACGATGCACTCCATGAGGCGGTGCTGCTGCTCCAACAGTATGTCCACGCCCCTATCGTCAGCCATCTGATGTCCCTGTACAAGACGAAGCCCTGCGTCTAAGGGATCAGCGGCACAGAATGGCACCAGCGGCGTTTCACTCGCTGCTGACGCCGGTCCTTCCCCGGACTTGGGAGCCTTTTAGGGAAAATCACTCCCATCCCAGTGCAACGTTTTTCTGGTGCATCCCTTCGCTGGCGCGTAGTGCGGACAGATTTCAGTCGGTCCATCCGTATCTGCGTTCAAAACGTAGAGCAGAGAGGTATATATGTGGAGATATTGAATTGGAAAGACGTTCAGCATGTCAACGATATCTGTGTTATGGCCCCGACCCTACAGTTGGCGGAAAAAGCTGAGATGCTGATCAAACAGGAGAATTATCAGAACATTGATGTAGTGGTGGCCGCCAGCGGCCGCCAGGAGACGGTCAAGTGTGCACAGACGCTGGCAGCTGCGGGTGCCGAAATCATTATCACCCGCAAAGGGACCCGCCGGATCGTGGAAGAGGTCACCAACCTGAAAGTCGTGAGCCTGAACAACTCCCTCTCTGACTATCTTTGGATGCTGAAGGAGCGTGGTCTGCACACACCTGGACTGATTGCTTTTTTTTCCTATGATCCCATGAGTTCTGATATTCTGCAGATGTGTGAGATGCTGGAGGTGCAGACAAAGAACTACATCTTCAAAAGCTTTGCCGACTGCCGGGGCTGCGTGGAGCGTGCCCTGAAAGACGGCGCGGTGTTTAGTGTGGGCGGTGCCTGGACCGATCCGTGGGCCAAAAGGTTGGGACTTCCCCATGTGATCGTGGAAAATTCCGTGGAGACCATTCTCAATGCACTGGAGAGTGCCACTCAGTTGCGCCGTGTCCAGGTGGAGGAAGCAGAAAAACAGTGCCTCTTTAAGACTCAATCAGAGATGTATCAGGCAGTACTGGACTTCACGCATGACGCCATCCTGGCCATTGATGAAAACGGCCGGATTCAGGTCCTCAATCCTCCGGCAGAGCGGATCATGGGCTGCCGGGCCGCGGATTCCGTGGGACAGCCGGTGGAGGCGGTCCTGCCCAATACCCTTCTGCCGGATGTGCTGGAGA
This DNA window, taken from Dysosmobacter welbionis, encodes the following:
- a CDS encoding DUF997 family protein, which produces MENKKLSNVDLESTDYDPAQVGNLDRRLEVGKKDAVFFHVLGVVATVIATIWMYAFGTGDPAEMRYFLGMPMWVSGAIVIYLAMFVVGMIWLVKWEEFPLTARFKKDSMNKKEGGEQA
- a CDS encoding sigma-54 interaction domain-containing protein, with the translated sequence MLKILAEHYFGSMLVTDDRGRFLYVSDGTCRLLGVDRETLLQLSIYDTLKGYCFATSASSIKTLETKQECLSNHTLTASGRQVLALSRPHFGPDGELQYVPTYSWDEEELYTLLEKFDQERDNVRNVIRFMQGTDKTPSMIIAESDAMVKLLEYADHVAAVDSTVILYGESGSGKEMFAKYIHARSDRADQVFIPINCASLPPSLLEEEMFGYERGTFTGGSKDGRIGLFEFADKGTIFLDEIGEMSLELQAKLLRIIETGEVKRLGSNRIQKCDVRIIAATNRNLREMVEEKAFRADLYYRLNVLTIHVPPLRERVADIAPLTRYFVQLFNKKYGFTKHLMPALIRALEQWSWPGNVRELRNTVERMMVESRDSIIDAAAFREIPPGISSPKTSECPVPDLLPYQQAMNIYEREYLSAMVASCGGDLRKAAGKMELHLSTLYRKLEKLGLKPPRTSGNCQGPGEEPLH
- a CDS encoding AEC family transporter, which produces MLNNFDAVLNTAGEKEPILLENLLFSLNMSLPLFIVMGLGCILTHKGFFTENYIAHTTNLVYYVLLPGKMFLDIATSDLSTAFDIRYVAVATGGVVLQFALAWAAGWLLCPDRSKQSAFSHAAYRGNFVYLGTALLRNIYGVSHVPSATLILALVIPLYNIQGVVLMTVKERQGRFRLSTVLLNVLKNPMILAVLAAIPFAYFKIQLPFVVSESLGYFQAATNTMALLVVGGSIRLSALKNDLPLLMRLCGVKLLLMPAIWAAMGIAAGLPAEQLVTLIIVGAMPAAVNVYIITDKMGGDGALACSAVVVTHLMSLFTMTAIIFAMRTARLI
- a CDS encoding hydroxymethylglutaryl-CoA lyase; this translates as MDLPKRIELIEVCPRDGFQNVHDIIPFEGKVAIIKKLAEAGFKRLEVVSFVSPKAIPQMADAKEVVAAVRDTLKAHGVRTVALVPNAQGVETAVECGINELTYVISVSRSHNIANVRRTPEESMEQFKTLIQEYGHKIDFRLALATALGCPFGEEIRTERVAEMVQFGLDLGCKEISIADTVGMSNPKRTYDLMNALTAQFGADKFVMHLHDTRGLALANTLAAMQLGVHKFETAAGGLGGCPFAPGAAGNVATEDTLNMMHEMGIETGIDNDALHEAVLLLQQYVHAPIVSHLMSLYKTKPCV